A region of the Paramormyrops kingsleyae isolate MSU_618 chromosome 6, PKINGS_0.4, whole genome shotgun sequence genome:
GAACTTGCTTTGAAATTGCCCAGAAACAGTCTCTCGGTTAACCACATACATTTCACTCcaacttaatttttttatgaaatgTATTTGACATGCAGGTGTGCTGAAGTAGCTGGTTAAATTTTTCTTCaagaaaagtgaaaaaatgacaGTTTGTGGTTGTCTAAATTGAGCATGCCAGATTACCAAATCAACTACTAATGTTTTGCTGTCCCAAATGGAAGTGCAATACTCATTTGAACTATACTGGGTGTgggtatttgtattttttaatgtcCCAAATTTTCAGATGCTTACTATGAACTCTGTGACCTTCCTATGCAATGGCCGTATCATTTACTTAAGGAGTTCCCAACCCCTGGTTTGCAGAACACTGGGGGTTTAGCGGAGGGGTTGATTAActtccaaaaataaactattcCCCTGAAAAAGATGGAACCGGACCGGATAAACTTAAAATTGTCCATCAATCTGCTATCCACCCCCTGGATTTACTAGTCTGTGAAACTTTTGTGAGCCGGACCCAGGTCCACGTACATCAAAAGGTTGGGAACTCCTAATTTCATAGCCAAAGGCCGCTTTACCATGGATTATTACTTCTGAAATAAGCACAAGAGTTCTAAAATATTTCTCTGCTTTTTTGCCAAATGTATTTTGGAATATTATTATGCTTTAAGAGACCATTAACAGGAACCACCTGACTTTAATTGACAGCTGTTTGCTGTCTTCTCTCTAGTGGTTTTCTACTGTGTCCTGCGGTCACTGTCTGTGCAGGTTAATAagtttactttgtttttttgtttatttaatattgttCAAAGGCTAAGATTCAATGAAGGGAAAAACAAGTTTATACAGGAGTATAATCACAGATTATACAGTTATTACTTGAAATGTTCTCAAATATCTTAATGAAATCAATGAATAGCTGATTGTTAGCAACCAATATACAATGTGCACCACTAGGATCAGATGACAACTTCCATTGGGATTACTGGCCTTGGAAAATGAAATGGCAATGGAAACAGTGTAACTTATCCAAATTAattctgtttcattttattttaatgttgtgaGGTGGAACTGGTTTGGCTGCTGTATGTCAGCGCTAACTGCAGCATGTGTGTAGGGGTGTTCCCTTTTGTGCTGTGACACAGACAGCAGACTGTTCATTTTTAGTCTGTCACCTTACCTGCTGTCGTTTTTGTCTTTTTAGTTTGTCCTGACCCAGTGGATAAGTACTTGGAAGAGACATCAGTGCGCTATGTTTCTCCCAGAGGAGGGGGAGAAAGCAATAAAATCACAAACCACAGGAGAACAGGTCAGACTAGAAGACCTCAGGGTTGGGAGAATGGTGGCTCTTTCATAAACGTTTGTGGTGACCTTTTATTTAATTACTTACATTGATATTAAGTTATAATACAGAGCGCTGGTGTTTAGCCATTGTGTCATTTTGGCTAAAGCATTCAGAACTGGTTGCTGACCCTCATCTAGGACTTTTTAATAGTTTAAATGTGATTATATTTagtgtaaaaataataaaaatcagtaCTGTCATCGTTCGGACGGATATAGCAAAGTTGGAGTTTGCATTTTTGTTTCAATTATTTAGCACAACGTCTCAACCTGCTACCAGAGAAATGCTTAAGAAACGCATTGGCTGTATGTTACAGCAAAAAATTGGCTGCAACAAAAAAATTGTAGTGaagtaaaataatatataaggcTTTATGATGATACTACAAACCAGTGTGTCTCAGTGCTCCAAAGAAAAACCTCTGGGGCCGGACTGATATTTAACATGTGTTGGCTTGTGCATCTTTTTCTGCCTCCTTTTCCATTACTGATAATAGGGAGCTCGTTGATACAAGACTTTTATGATTGTTATAcgtttgtgtttgtttcttcAGAACAAAAGGCAAAATGGCAAGGTAGTGGATCCATCAAAAGTGTTAAAAGCAGTTTCTCTATCCTTCCCCTGTGTGAAATATCCCTCAACAGGCCCCCAGCCAGTAATTTGCTGCTCCCCATCCGGACCGCAGGTGTGCTCCCCACGTGCCAAGCCAGGCCCCCCTCTACCCAGTCGCAAACGGAAGAGGGCCCATGCCACAGCAGACTGCAGGGAGAAGCAGACCTGCGGTAAGGGTTCATCAGGGTTTAGGGAATTTCAGTAAGTTAGGAGAACCAAAGCTGTAAAAAGTATTTTAGTACCTGCTGATGTTTATTCTGAGAATGAAAAATCAAATGGTCTTTTCTGGCATAGCTTTTAAGTAACCACTTATCATAGTTCACTTTTCTCAAAAGGCTAAACTTGTAAGGCAGATTGTGCTTTTAGTGGGGGCCCAGTCAGTTACAGGGGGCTCACATGTTTAGTCATATTTTGGTCTATGGATTTGGATTATAGTGGGAAACCAGAGGACCTGAAAAAAACCTGGATCTAAAGCCACAAAAGCAGAAGACGGCCCCTAACATTTGTTTTTGAATGCAGAATCTGGGGAACCtatatattttgtaattaaaatgtatgcATTCTTGCCTAAGGAATTATTTTGGCCAACTACTTTTAGTCTTTTGTTACATGAATATGAACATTCCATGTTGTGCAATACTGTGATAGCTGGGTTGAAATGATCAATAAGTTATGCTAAACCGTTTTTACTGTCATAGgtaacaaaacttagcaagtgCTGCAGTTTTACCGATTGTTCCTTCTCAAGGTTTCCTagtaagtttttaaaattagtctAAATATGGCCGCCACTCATAGACCGTGTGGTGAGTTTGAGAAATTTTAACAGTGAGTGAGGTCACCATGTGTGGATATACTGGAAAACTGGTCACTATGTATGGAAATACTTTGGATTCCATAGAGATTATATTGAATGAAAGAAAATGATTTGTGAGGACTGTTTTCTGTCTGTTGGTACGACTCATggcaacaccaccaacttatttgacCCTGTTGGTACATAAGTTCTATTTTACTGTAGTTTTTTTGTGTAAATTTTCAACTCGTATCGCAATATTAATCGCAAAATATTCAAATCGTGATGGCctaatataattaataattgaGGCCTAATATAATTCATAATCTGATAGTGTAGCAGTGATGAAACCTGTCATCGCATTGCCTAATGTGTTTGATCCATTTTGTTCCACAGATATTCGCCTGCGAGTCCGTGCAGAGTACTGCCAGCACGAGTCTGCCTTGCAGGGCAATGTCTTCTCCAATAAGCAAGAGGTCCTTGAGAGACAGTTTGAAAGGTTTAACCAGGCAAACACTATCTTGAAGTCCAGAGACCTTGGCTCTATCATCTGTGACATCAAATTCTCAGAGCTTACCTACCTGGATGCATTTTGGCGGGACTACATCAATGGCTCATTGCTGGAAGCCCTAAAAGGCGTCTTCATCACAGACTCGCTCAAGCAAGCAGTGGGACACGAGGCCATTAAGCTTCTTGTCAATGTGGATGAGGAGGACTACCAGGCAGGCCGACGGAAGCTTTTGCGCAACCTTGTCGCCGCTGGGGGGGCCGGAGGCAGCCGAGAGACTGTGCCGATGTAAGACCGCAGCATGTGCATGTGCCTGGGAGGAGGGCAAGGGCCCCATGGGAATGGGTTTGAGTTGAGGGATTGGAAAAGTTATAAGGAAGGGCTGCACCTCAGGAGAGTAGAGTGTTAGTCATGGAGTTGGCCTAGGAACTCAAACGGGTTGACTTTACTGCAGCAATTAGCATGGAAAGTCTTAGCATTTAATTGGTTGTGCTTtgaaaataaatggataaaGACTGCCCGGGAGAAGTccttttgtggggggggggggggctggggggggtggaattGAAGTATGttgtgtggaaaaaaaacttgtgaGATACAGATTTTTATCAGAAGTTTGAAAAATAGTTGATTGCAATATTTTGATGAAGAACATTTTCCTTTTGTCATAAAGTTATGTCTATGGTTAAAACAGGCCAGTTGGCATAGTGCTTGGTTGTCCTGAACACTTTGCAAAAGCTTGGGATGTCCAGTAGTAGTATTCTCAAGAGACCCACAGTGTTTCTAGGGCTCTGCATATTTTTGAAGAGCACCCCAATGTTATTTTAAGTACTGGTCACCTACCTGAGCCCCTTCAGCTTCCAGTGCTGTATCATTAGTTATAGCAGTTTTCCTGTAGAACATTTCAAAAGGCAAACCTCTTAAAATGAGATTTggttaattaaataaacacatgGCTCACTAAATCTGAAAGCAGTCCTATCTgtgcttttgttttgtatgGCCTGGCTTGTTAGGGGTCAAGCTTTGTTACAGAGGAGCCAAGATAATTGCTTAAGCAATTGGTA
Encoded here:
- the dedd gene encoding death effector domain-containing protein, which gives rise to MTSQQHPLPHASTNPSLLLPRDPPASQGRSSLQPGQLESTHSGSSTSRDIRMGSVGSSLSLGSSAGGGPAWAAPATSAVTTPSRRQTSGRFEPWPEEAVDSAYGLYSLHRMFEIVGAQLTHRDVRVLSFLFVDVIDEYERGGIRSGRDFLLALERQGRCDETNFRHVLQLLRIITRHDLLPYVTLRKRQTVCPDPVDKYLEETSVRYVSPRGGGESNKITNHRRTGPQPVICCSPSGPQVCSPRAKPGPPLPSRKRKRAHATADCREKQTCDIRLRVRAEYCQHESALQGNVFSNKQEVLERQFERFNQANTILKSRDLGSIICDIKFSELTYLDAFWRDYINGSLLEALKGVFITDSLKQAVGHEAIKLLVNVDEEDYQAGRRKLLRNLVAAGGAGGSRETVPIQSNQE